DNA sequence from the Pseudophryne corroboree isolate aPseCor3 chromosome 6, aPseCor3.hap2, whole genome shotgun sequence genome:
AGTAAGTGCTGAGGATGCACCTATTGCAGATTTCAGCTTGCATCCTCCCGAGATGCAAGTAGAAATCTGAGTAAAGGAGAGTTCTGGGGCTGGTCGCAAGTGCCAGGCGCACCTTAACTAGAGCACTCCTGACACTTACCATTGGAGAAGTCACCTAATCCCATGCATTAGGGTGTGAGAATGGGGCCTCAAAGGCATCAGGAGAGGGACAATGACAAGAATGCTCCAAAGATACACATGCAGTGATATTTCTTTACTTGGATGTGCCCAGGTATTGCTGGGTAATCTTCCAATGGATAATGTAAAAGGAGTGAAATGGGGATCTCTACCATTTTATTGTTAGTCTGACAAATGGCTCCTAAAGTGAAAAACAGAACATTGTTTATTGTTCACACAACAGAACATGGCCaacaacaaaatataaaaaaataaacaaagaaaaaaaaatgaaaatgtacaAATAATTTTATTCTCTCATTTCAccatcttcttcttcctcttctacaCCGCGTATATATAACACATTGTTACATCTGTAAAGATAAAGTGTTACATGCAATAAAATGCTTCTTTTCTATGCAGTTCAATAGACAAATCTCATCTTCACATAAAATGTATATTAAAAGTGCATTACAAACAATTTACTCACCAACCCCAATATATTCTTACCAGTATTTACTAGCAAGTTAACTGTACAATAGAGGTAAAACCTATCTTTTTGCATAGAAAACTAGTTGTTATAACTGAGCTTTTTCCAAAGGACATGAGAAATACACAATGCAAGGAACAGAATACACCAAAATCTTACCGTATTAAAACTTCTCCCAGATGTCCAGACAATGCACCATCTACATACTCTTCTGTATTTGCAAGCTAGAGGGGGGGTGGGGAAGAGTCAGATTTCTGCACTAAGAAACATTGATACCTAAAAACACTCAGCTTACCAATACTCACTTTATTCATTTCATTAATAAAATATCCAAGCCCTATGTACTAAATCTAACAGAAGTGACATTTTCATTGTACATTGCAGTGAGGTTACATTTTTTACATGAATATCCCTGCTATGTACAGTAACCACTTCCCCTGTGAGTTACATCCCccacatttggggggggggggggggggggggggtgttacgttACCTCCTGTAAACTGACACCACACTTAGTGTCATTTTCCAGAGGAAGATCCCTTTCTTCTAAATATACCTCAACACGCATAATGCAGTTTACACCACCTGAAAATGGTATATGCCAGCAGGATCAAACTCCTGAGTTTGCTTCATAGGGGTCAGATCGTAGTCCTCATTGATAATAGTGTGCAGCGTTAATGAGCCTTCTGCAGAAATCTCCTGCATTAGACTGCTGTTACATAGCCAGGATACATTGAAGTTTGTCTCATAATGAAAAACTGGCTTTATAATAAGGCCTCCTTGTGTTTCATTTTACATACTAATGTAAGGCTTTAACTGTAGAATTCAATATTATAGCTTTGCAAACAGACACGCGTGTTTTACCTTTGGTGTTATATAGAATTATCTAGGACCCAATTAACAGAGCACCTGTAATTCTGCTATTGCTGCATGTAAAAGACTGTTTTACATGTGTTGTACATAgactcaaaaaagaaaaataagaatttactcaccggtaattctatttctcgtagtccgtagtggatgctggggactccgtaaggaccatgggggaatagacggctccgcaggagactgggcacaattaaagaaagattcaggactatctggtgtgcactggatcctccccctatgaccctcctccagacctcagttaagatactgtgcccggaagagctgacacaataaggaaggattttgaatcccgggtaagactcataccagccacaccaatcacaccgtacaactcgtgatatgaaccccggttaacagtatgataacaacggagcctctgaacagatggctcgcaataacaacccgatttgtggaacaataactatttacaagtattgcagacaatccgcacttgggatgggcgcccagcatccactacggactacgagaaatagatttaccggtgagtaaaatcttattttctctgacgtcctagtggatgctggggactccttaaggaccatggggattataccaaagctcccaaacgggcgggagagtgcggatgactgcagcaccgaatgagcaaactcaaggtcctcctcagccagggtatcaaatttgtaaaatttagcaaaagtgttagaccctgaccaagtagccgctcggcaaagttgcagtgccgagacccctcgggcagccgcccaagatgagcccaccttccttgtggagtgggcttttacggattttggctgcggtagtcctaccgcagaatgcgcaagctgaatagtgttacaaatccagcgagcaatggtctgcttagaagcaggagcacccagcttattgggtgcatacaggataaacagcgaatcagttttcctgactccagccgtcctggaaacataaattttcagggccctgactacgtccagcaacttggaatcctccaagtccctagtagccgcaggcaccacaataggttggttcaagtgaaacgctgataccaccttcgggagaaactgaggacgagtcctcaactctgccctatccatatggaaaatcagataagggcttttacacgacaaagccgccaattctgatacacgcctggccgaagccagggccaacaacatgaccactttccacgtgagatatttcaaatccacggttttaagtggctcgaaccaatgtgacctcaggaatcccaaaaccacattgagatcccaaggtgccacaggaggcacgtaaggaggctgaatatgcagaactcccttgacaaaagtctgaacttcaggcaacgaagccagttccttttgaaagaaaatcgacagagccgaaatctggaccttaatggaccccaaatttgaggcccatcgtcacccctgcttgcaggaaatgcaggaaacgacccagttgaaattcctccgttggggccttcctggcctcacaccaagccacatatttccgccaaatgcggtgatagtgggttgcagtcacatccttcctggccttgatcagggtaggaatgacttcctccggaatacctttttccttcaggatccggcgttcaaccgccatgccgtcaaacgcagccgcagtaagtcttggaacaggcagggcccctgctgcagcaggtcccgccttagcggtagaggccatgggtcctctgagagcatctcttgaagttccgggtaccaagttcttcttggccaatccggaaccacgagtatagttctcactcttccccttcgtattattctcagcaccttgggaataagaggcagagggggaaacacgtaaaccgactggtacacccacggtgtcactagagcgtccacagctatcgcctgagggtcccttgacctggcgcaatatctttttagctttttgttgaggcgggacgccatcatatccacctgtggtctttcccaacggtttacaatcaatcggaagacttctggatgaagcccccactctcccgggtgaaggtcgtgtctgctgaggaagtctgcttcccagttgtccacacccggaatgaacactgctgacagtgctagcacgtgattttccgcccatcggagaatccttgtggcttctgccattgccctcctgcttcttgtgccgccctgtctgtttacatgggcgaccgccgtgatgttgtctgattggatcagaaccggtttgttttgaagcaggggacttgcttggcatagggcattgtaaatggctcttagctccaggatatttatgtgtagtgaaatctcctgatttgaccacagcccttggaaatttcttccctgtgtgactgctccccagccccgaaggctggcatccgtggtcaccaggacccagtcctgtattccgaatctgcggccctctagtagatgagccctctgcagccaccacagtagtgacaccctggtccttgccgacagggttatccgctgctgcatctggagatgcgacccggaccattggtccaacaggtcccactggaaaatccttgcgtggaaccttccgaatggaattgcttcgtacgaagctaccatttttcccaggactcacgtgcattgttgtaccgacacctgtcctggttttaggaggtttccgactagagatgacaactcctcggctttttccactggaagaaacacttttttctggtctgtgtccagaatcattcccaggaacagaagacgtgtcgtcgggaccagctgtgactttgggatattgagaatccagccgtgctgctgcagcacttcccgagaaagtgctacccccactaacaactgttccttggacctcgcctttatcaggagatcgtccaagtacgggataattaaaacccccttcttccgaaggagtatcatcatttcggccattaccttggtaaagaccctcggtgccgtggataacccaaacggcagcgtctggaactgatagcgacagtcctgtaccacaaacctgaggtactcctggtgaggagggtaaatggggacatgcaggtaggcatccttgatgtccagggagaccatgtaatccccctcgtccaggctcgcaataaccgccctgagcgattccatcttgaacttgaatcttttgatatatgtgttcaaggattttaaatttaagatgggtctcaccgaaccgtccggtttcggtaccacaaacattgtggaatagtaaccccttccttgctgaaggaggggtaccttgacaatcacttgctgtgaatacagtttttggatagccaccaacactgcctccctggcagagggagttgctggtaaggcagattttaggaaacggcaggggggggggggggggggacgcctcgaattccagcctgtacccctgagatactacttgaaggatccagggatccacctgtgagagagcccactgtgcgctgaaatttctgagacgggcccccaccgtacccgggtccgcctgtgaagccccagcgtcatgctgtggacttaccggacgcgggggaggacttctgctcttgggaactggctgtatgctggttttttccctctacctttgcctctcggcagaaaggatgcgcctctagccctcttgtttttatggggccgaaaggactgtacttgataatacggtgccttcttttgctgtggcgtAGCCTGTGGCAaatatgtcgatttcccagccgtagctgtggaaaacgagatctgaaagaccatccccaaacagttccacccccttataaggcaaaacttccatgtgcctttttgaatcggcatcacctgaccactgccgagtccataacccccttctggcggcaatggacattgcgcttatttttgatgccagccggcaaatatccctctgtgcatcacgcatgtataagacagcgtcttttatatgctctattgtcagcaaaatattgtccctatccagggtatcaatattatccgacagggaatctgaccacgcagcagcagcactgcacatccatgccgatgcaatcgctggtcgcaatataatgcccgtgtgtgtatatatagcttatagggtagcctcctgctttctctcagcaggttcctttagggcggccgtatccggagacggtagtgccaccttttttgataaacgtgtaagcgctttatctaccctagggggtgtttcccaacgtgacctatcctctggcgggaaagggtacgctgccaataaccgtttagaaattatcaatttcttatcaggggaagtccacgcttcctcacacacctcatttaattcctcagatgcaggaaaaactactggtagttttttctcaccaaacataatacccttttttgtggtacctggggtactatcagaaatgtgtaatacatttttcattgcctcaatcatgtaacgggtggccctattggaaggtacactagtctcatcgtcgtcgacactggagtcggtatccgtgtcaacatctgtgtctgccatctgaggtagcgggcgttttaaagcccctgatgacatttgagatgcttggacaggcacaagctgagtagccggctgtcctatgtcgtcaaaccttttatgtaaggagctgacactgtcacgtaattccttccataagtccatccacacaggtgtcgaccccgcagggggtgacatcacattcacaggcatttgctctgcctccacatcattatcctcatcatacatgtcgacacagcagtaccgacacacagcacacacacagggaatgctctgacagaggacaggaccccacaaagccctttggggagacagagggagagtatgccagcacacaccagagcgctatataccacagggatatcactatacagagtgttttcccctatagctgcttgtattatatatatactgcgcctaaatttattgccccccctctcttttttaccctctctgtagtgcaggactgcaggggagagccagggatcgatccttccagcggagctgtgagggaaaatggcgccagtgtgctgaggaagatggctcctcccctttttcggcgggcattctcccgctgtttgtgtaaacctggcaggggtaatttacacctatataacctctagggctatatatggtgtcagttttgccagccaaggtgttaatattgctgctcagggcgccccccccagcgccctgcacccatcagtgaccggagtatgtggtgcgcatgaggagcaatggcgcacagctgcagtgctgtgcgctaccttggagaagacagaagtcttcagccgccgattttccggacacttcttgcttctggctctgtaagggggacggcggcgcggctccgggaccggacgacgaggtcgggtcctgtgtgcgatccctctggagctaatggtgtccagtagcctaagaagcccaagctaccaccagttaggtaggttcgcttcttctccccttagtccctcgttgcagtgagcctgttgccagcaggtctcactgtaaaataaaaaacctaaaatatactttctttctagctcaggagagcctcctagtgtgcatccagctcggccgggcacagaaatctaactgaggtctggaggagggtcatagggggaggagccagtgcacaccagatagtcctgaatctttctttaattgtgcccagtctcctgcggagccgtctattccccatggtccttacggagtccccagcatccactaggacgtcagagaaatatatattttggtCAATCAATTGTTATATCGcacctgatctcccatctaaagtgacaggatatTCAGTTGATCCCCGTTACTGTGCCTATAGCAGTCAGGTTAGCTGCATAAAGCAGCTAAAatagactaaactaatgggcgataTCACTAAAAGTCATGCTTGTGGAACCAAacggtcacttttcacgcatttgaGCTCACCATCCCTGGGGATAGCGAGCTGACGTTATGATATTGCGCCCATGGGCAGAAACAAATGAATAGCTGCCGGCGGATGCGAactgggaaagaaataattgaataATACCCATTATGTTTAAACAacatagttcacagacatatctggtGCACACCTGCTgaccaataataagaatttacttaccgataattctatttctcgtagtccgtagtggatgctggggactccgtcaggaccatggggaatagcggctccgcaggagacagggcacaaaagtaaaagctttaggatcaggtggtgtgcactggctcctccccctatgaccctcctccaagcctcagttaggatactgtgcccggacgagcgtacacaataaggaaggattttgaatcccaggtaagactcataccagccacaccaatcactgtacaacctgtgatctgaacccaggtaacagcatgataacagcagagcctctgaaaagatggctcacaacaataataacccgatttttgtaacaataactatgtacaagtattgcagacaatccgcacttgggatgggcgcccagcatccactacggactacgagaaatagaattatcggtaagtaaattcttattttctctgacgtcctaagtggatgctggggactccgtcaggaccatggggattataccaaagctcccaaacgggcgggagagtgcggatgactctgcagcaccgagtgagagaactccaggtcctcctcagccagggtgtgtccctgaccaagtagcagctcggcaaagttgtaaagccgagacccctcgggcagccgcccaagatgagcccaccttccttgtggaatgggcatttacatattttggctgtggcagacctgccacagaatgtgcaagctgaattgtactacacatccaactagcaatcgtctgcttagaagcaagagcacccagtttgttgggtgcatacaggataacagcaagtcagttttcctgactccagccgtcctggaaacctatattttcagggccctgacaacatctagcaacttggagtcctccaagtccctagtagccgcaggtaccacaataagctggttcaggtgaaacgctgacaccactttagggagaaactggggacgagtccgcagctctgcactgtccgaatggacaatcagatatgggcttttgtgagacaaagccgccaattctgacactcgcctggccgaggccaaggccaacatcatggtcactttccatgtgagatatttcaaatccacagatttgagcggtttaaaccaatgtgatttgaggaatcccagaactacgttgagatcccacagtgccactggaggcacaaaagggggttgtatatgcagtactcccttgacaaacttctggacttcaggaactgaagccaattctttctggaagaaaatcgacagggccgaaatttgaaccttaatggaccccaatttgaggcccatagacactcctgtttgcaggaaatgcaggaatcgaccgagttgaaatttcttcgtggggccttcctggcctcacaccacgcaacatattttcgccacatgtggtgataatgttgtgcggtcacctccttcctggctttgaccagggtaggaatgacctcttccggaatgcctttttcccttaggatccggcgttcaaccgccatgccgtcaaacgcagccgcggtaagtcttggaacagacatggtacttgctgaagcaagtcccttcttagcggcagaggccatgagtcctctgtgagcatctcttgaagttccgggtaccaagtccttcttggccaatccggagccacgagtatagttcttactcctctacgtcttataattctcagtaccttaggtatgagaagcagaggagggaacacatacaccgactggtacacccacggtgttaccagaacgtccacagctattgcctgagggtctcttgacctggcgcaatacctgtccagttttttgttcaggcgggacgccatcatgtccacctttggtctttcccaacggttcacaatcatgtggaagacttcccgatgaagtccccactctcctgggtggaggtcgtgctgaggaagtctgcttcccagttgtccactcccggaatgaacactgctgacagtgctatcacatgattttccgcccagcgaagaatccttgcagtttctgccattgccctcctgcttcttgtgccgccctgtctgtttacgtgggcgaccgccgtgatgttgtcccactggatcaataccggctgaccttgaagcagaggtcttgctaagcttagagcattgtaaattgttcttagctccagtatatttatgtggagagaagtctccagacttgatcacactccctggaaattttttccttgtgtgactgctccccagcctttcaggctggcatccgtggtcaccaggacccagtcctgaatgccgaatctgtggccctttagtagatgagcactctgcagccaccacagaagagacacccttgtccttggagacaggattatccgctgatgcatctgaagatgcgatccggaccattttcccagcagatcccactgaaaagttcttgcgtggaatctgccgaatggaatcgcttcgtaagaagccaccatttttcccaggatccttgtgcattgatgcactgacacttggcctggttttaggaggttcctgactagctcggataactccctggctttctcctccgggagaaacacctttttctggactgtgtccagaatcatccctaggaacagcagacgtgtcgtcggagacagctgcgattttggaatatttagaatccacccgtgctgtcgtagaactacttgagatagtgctactccgacctccaactgttctctggaccttgcccttatcaggagatcgtccaagtaagggataattaagacgccttttctttgaagaagaatcatcatttcggccattaccttggtaaagacccggggtgccgtggacaatccaaacggcagcgtctgaaactgatagtgacagttttgtaccacgaacctgaggtacccttggtgagaagggcaaattgggacatggaggtaagcatccttgatgtccagggacacatatagtccccttctttctggttcgctatcactgctctgagtgactccatcttgatttgaacctttgtatgtaagtgttcaaatatttcagatttagaataggtctcaccgagccgtctggcttcagtaccacaatatagtgtggaataatacccctttccttgttgtaggaggggtactttgattatcacctgctgggaatacagcttgtgaattgtttccaatactgcctccctgtcggagggagacgttggtaaagcaaacttcaggaacctgcgagggggagacgtctcgaatttccaatctgtacccctgggatactacttgtaggatccaggggtccacttgcgagtaagcccactgcgtgctgaaactcttgagacgaccccccaccgcacctgtttgtacggccccagcgtcatgctgaggacttggcagaagcggtggaaggcttctgttcctgggaatgggctgcctgctgcagtcttcttcccttatggggacgaaaggactgaggctgaaaagacgatgtctttttctgctgagatgtgacttggggtaaaaaggtggattttccagctgttgccgtggccaccagatccgatggaccgaccccaaataactcctcccctttatacggcaatacttccatgtgccgtttggaatttgcatcacctgaccactgtcgtgtccataaacatcttctggcagatatggacatcgcacttactcttgatgccagagtgcaaatatccctctgtgcatctcgcatatatagaaatgcatcctttaaatgctctatagtcaataaaatactgtccctgtcaagggtatcaatatttccagtcagggaattcgaccaagccaccccagcgctgcccatccaggctgaggcaatcgctggtcgcagtataacaccagtatgtgtgtatatactttttaggatattttccagcctcctatcagttggctccttgagggcggccgtatctggagacggtaacgccacttgttttgataagcgtgtgagcgccttatccaccctaaggggtgtttcccaacgcgccataacttctggcgggaaagggtataccaccaataattttctatcgggggaaacccacgcatcatcacacacttcatttaatttatctgattcaggaaaaaccacatgtagttttttcacactccacataatacccttttttgtggtacttgtagtatcagaaatatgtaacatctccttcattgcccttaacaagtaacgtgtggccctaaaggaaaatacgtttgtttcttcaccgtcgacactggagtcagtgtccgtgtcgaccgactgaggtaaaaggacgttttaacgcccctgacggtgtttgagacgcctggacaggtactaattggtttgccggccgtctcaggtcgtcaaccgaccttgcagcgtgttgacattatcacgtaattccttaaataagccatccattccggtgtcgactccctagagagtgacatcaccattacaggcaattgctccgcctcctcaccaacatcgtcctcatacatgtcgacacacacgtaccgacacacagcacacacacagggaatgctctgatagaggacaggaccccactagccctttggggagacagagggagagtttgccagcacacaccaaaaacgctataattatacagggacaacctttatataagtgtttttcccttatagcattttattatatatatacatatcgccaaataagtgccccccctctctgttttaaccctgtttctgtagtgcagtgcaggggagagcctgggagccttcccaccagcatttctgtgagggaaaatggcgctgtgtgctgaggagaataggccccgcccccttttcggcgggcttcttctcccgtttttctgagacctggcaggggttaaatacatccatatagcccccaggggctatatgtgatgtatttttagccagaataaggtactatcattgctgcccagggcgccccccccagcgccctgcaccctcagtgaccgctgctatgaagtgtgctgacaacaatggcgcacagctgcagtgctgtgcgctaccttatgaagactgaaaagtcttctgccgccggtttctggacctcttcacttttcggcatctgcaagggggtcggcggcgcggctccgggacgaaccccagggtgagacctgtgttccgactccctctggagctaatggtgtccagtagcctaagaagccaatccatcctgcacgcaggtgagttcacttctctcccctaagtccctcgatgcagtgagcctgttgccagcaggactcactgaaaataaaaaaacctaacaaaac
Encoded proteins:
- the SNRPF gene encoding small nuclear ribonucleoprotein F; the encoded protein is MSLPLNPKPFLNGLTGKPVMVKLKWGMEYKGYLVSVDGYMNMQLANTEEYVDGALSGHLGEVLIRCNNVLYIRGVEEEEEDGEMRE